The sequence below is a genomic window from Chloroflexota bacterium.
GTGCCGGAAGGTCTTCGACAGCGCGTCGTACTTCGACGCCGTGTACATGATCGGGGAGCAGTAGAACCAGGCCTGGAGCGTGACGTCCCAGATCGGCTGGACGTCGCGAAAACGGACGTAGAGTGCCGCCAGCAGCATCCCCAGGCCAGTCGCCAGGACCACGAAGCCGCCGATGATGGGAATCAGCTCCAGCCAGCGCACGGTTGGGGAGATCCCGCTGACGAGCGCGAACACGAACACGGCGATCATGTTCATTGCAAGGTTGAACAGTGA
It includes:
- a CDS encoding ABC transporter permease, with the protein product SLFNLAMNMIAVFVFALVSGISPTVRWLELIPIIGGFVVLATGLGMLLAALYVRFRDVQPIWDVTLQAWFYCSPIMYTASKYDALSKTFRHLAMLNPPGMLLTQMGHAFIDPGRLDSAVTTAGGYPLAIGSVLLIPTVFAVGWWFFTREAPRVAENL